The segment CCCTGGTGACACGGAGAGGCCCTGCACCTGCTGCAGTAGTCAGCACAGGGCTGGTCTCTGCTGCCCTCGGGCGGCCGTTTCGGGTACTACCTCAGTGAGGTTCGAGAGGAGGACCAGTCATCAGTGTGAGGATGACAGACACCCACCCGGTGCAGGAGACTGAGTGAAAACGGGAGCGCTAAGACCCAGTGGGAGTGGAGGACCGCATCAAGGGCCCGGAGGAGTAGGCGCTGGAGGGTGGGAGCCGTCTGGTACCTCGGTCGCCTTCGGAACAGCATCCTCTCTAGTGATAAAAATGGCCAGTCAGACCCAGGGTATCCAGCAGCTCCTCCAGGCTGAGAAGCGGGCAGCGGAGAAGGTGGCCGATGCCAGGAAGAGTGAGCCCCCCTTTCCTCTCTTAGGAATATGGAAGGAGAATTTAGGAATAGGGGATAGCGGGCATTTGAGTCCTTAGGAAAAAAAAGCCCAAGGACAATGAGGACAGATGGGGGACTGAGGCTATTAGGGTAGAAGAAACGGGTGGGTTTTACAGTCTAGCATTTGGTTGGTTGACAGGAAACTGGATAACTTTCTAGAGGGCACTGATCCCACTAACGCacctggttgtgtgtgtgtgtgtgtgtacactcactgTCCTTCTGCCTCTAGGGAAGGCCCGGCGACTGAAGCAGGCGAAGGAGGAGGCTCAAATGGAGGTGGAGCAATACCGCAGGGAGCGGGAACAGGAGTTTCAGAGCAAGCAGCAGGCGGTGAGTTGAGGGGgacagggatggccccacccaggTGCAAATCGGTGGGTGCCTCTTGCCAGGTGTATACAGGTGACTAAGAAATTAGGGTGTCTGAGAGCTGAAGAGGCCCTGACAAGGACCACACATTGGTAAAGCTTTGACGGGATCTGTAAGGTCTGAGGGTTTTAAAGGGTACATGAGACTTGTGGGGCAGCCTTCACAGTCTGTATGGTGGGGACAGTTTTATGGTCAGTCTCAGAAGTAAGGATTGTGCCCACCTGCTTGGTATCTACATGTTTTTGTGGGGTGGGAATAGTTTCGAAAAGGCTTCCCAGGCCTTCCTCTGAACCTTTCCTCCTACATGCTGGgaccctcctttctctgtgtctgcttttttctttctctcctccgcCCCCATCCCCCAGGCCATGGGCTCTCAGGGGAACCTGTCTGCTGAAGTGGAGCAGGCCACAAGACGGCAGGTTCAGGGCATGCAGAGTTCCCAGCAGAGGAATCGGGAGCGCGTCCTGGCTCAGCTTCTCGGCATGGTCTGTGAAGTCAGGCCCCAGGTCCACCCCAACTATCGGGTTACTGTCTAGAACCATCGCTCAGGGACACATCCCTAGAGTGACTCCTTCTGTCAGCTCCGTCCACAGAGAAATATCCCAACTCAAAACCACTTGTGTCGCATGCGCagagccttgggttcaatccatAATATCATCCCCCCCACCCACCAAATCGCTTCACATAATAACCTGTTGCTGGAGGGGAGGCTTCTATGTGACAGGATCCAATATTCCCCCCTGAGACTTACAAGTAGCCTGTTCAAACCCGACAAACCCGAATCTCTCTGTTCCATGACACCCACTGGAAGTTTACTAATGAATGCCCACGTCATCCCCACCGGACCCCTCTGTGAAATATATGTCCTGGTGACAGTTATGAAAGCACCCTGACTTCAGAGCAGGGGAACCTCTGTTCCTCTCCCACCCCTGGTCCTTGCTGGTTACACAACTGGGACAACTATTTAACCTGGAAGCCTCAGTGTCCTCATCTTTGTGACTGGAATGACAGCAACAACGCTCACTTTGTAAGGTGGCTGCTGTGAATTATCTGTGAGAATTCAGCATAGTTCCAGATGACGGAGTGCCTGTATCATGACCGCACTCTGCGTGCCTGCCAGAATTCTAACCCCCTCTCCTGACTTTTTTATTCCTTGTGTTCCAGCTTTGTTCAGCCACTGTGACACTAGTAACCCTCTAAAGAATTTGTTTCTCTGGCTCTCCCTTGGCACATCATGCCCCCGAACAGTTAAATGATAATGTTATTTAGCCCCTCTGTCCGAGTCCCAAATATATATCAAATCTCTTAGCACCTCTCTGTTTCTCCTGAGCTGGTCTTTCTCATGGTTGgcccccctctttctctgttttcccaAATCTTGCTGCTTCCGGGAGCTGAAGATATCTATGACATTCACATGCATGCATTCCTTTGTGTGCCCTCAGCACCTTGCCTCCTTGTGTAACAGCGGAGTGTCAATAAAATACTGGTGGATGAGTCAATTGTTGGTGAAAGCAGCCTCCTTTTTGCCTTGCCGTTGCTCACTTTGGTTCGCTGTCCTCAGAGTTATGCATTTATATAGTTTCCAAAACACTGCAAAGGGCTGTCCTGGAAGCTTTATGGAGAAACAAAAGGACACAGTACTGTGTCCCCTCTTGAACAGAGAGTTGCATAGATAGTTGTAAGGGAAATGTTGGCAGAGCAGCACTCTGTCTCTTTCCTGGTTTTACACTGCTCATCAGcaccagagacagagacagacagacaggcaggcaggcagacagacagacagacagacagacagacacacacacacacacacacacacacacacacacacacacgagagagagagagagagagagagagagagagagagacagagagacagagacttacTATCTTACTAAGTATCTCTGACTACCCTGGAATTTGCTaggccaggctagctttgaactcacaagagatccacatgcctctgcctcttgagtactggaattaaagacgtgcaccaccacgcctggcttgacaTTATGTTTGGGTATTGGCTCTCATTATGTATCTGATGATAAAGGTCGTTGTATCCCCAGAGCCTAGATAGCACTTGGCACACACTTGGCAGTTGAGGAATACTTTGGAATAAAAAGATGctggggtggggaaggaggaagttggggtggtggtggtagggggtgagggggtgggacaCTGCTGGTCTCTGACCCCCATTCCTTTATCAGTTCTCTTCACTGCTCATTTCACCCTGAACTTGAATCAATGAGGTAATTCATAGTCTTATATGACTTTTCTGTAgagagacattaaaaaaaaaactataagccaggtgtggtggcgcatgcctttaatcccagcacttgggaggcagaggcaggtggatttctgagttcaaggccagcctggtctacagagtgaattccaggacagccagggctacacagagaagccctgtctcaggaaaaaaaaaaaaaaatctatgccaaATAAGGCAGTCATGAAACACCAAAGATATCTCACCACCCAAGTCTCACTTGGCAGACCAAAGAGCTCGCTGGAGTTATTGGCAGTATGGTGGGTGATAGGTTACTTATAGGAGTGAGACTGGAGTAGCTTCCCATCAGAAAGTCGCCCACCAGCGTGACTTGTATGCAGACCAAAGAGTCCTGCCACCAGGAGCTGTTTATTGGTGACACAATCTGGGAGAAGTGTTCCGTGTCTTGCAactttttttctgaatttcctgAGCCTTCTCCACTCTCATCAGGAGGAAATGTTTCGGGGGAAATAGCTATACAAAAGCAAGGAGATTTTTGAAGAGGAGGGACACATGTGATAGGAAATTGGGGTGCTTACACCCTGGTGTTTCCCTGCTAGCTGTATTGCCTTGGCCACCttgttttatttctctattttcaTATGTTTACAGGAAGAGTGGAGCGGGGCATGGGTCTGCATTCAAATCCTCCAGCAGGAGAATTgagagcttgaggccagtctaTATAACTGCTCAAACTCAgtaacagagaaaggaagaaaaaaatggcaaGACAGATGAGGGGCACTCACCTTGCTGTGGCCCCAGTGGCCCAGGTTTTAAGCATTGTTAAAATCACAGCCAGCTGTTAAGACAATCCCTTCCTGCCCTGGCTACCTTAACGAGGACTGTCAGCATGGCCATTTTGAATCTTCTATAAAGTCTTTGAGGAAACCACACAGCTAATGGCTCAGCCAGGATtgtttctgtcctctctctcctcccccagtgGAGGGTGGAACTTCCCATAGTCCAGTAGCAGGAAGATGTGTTATCACTGATGCCAAAGGGACAATATTATGATTGGTGCAAACACAAGTCTTCATTTGCACGAGTTTGCTGTTTGCTGTGTTTGGTGCAAACACCCTTTGCTGGCTGTAAAGCAGAAAGTTTGGCTCACTTGGGTCAGCTGGGACAAACCTTACTATGCTACCCTCCACAATGTCACATTAGGTCCAGTAACAGGAAGACAGTGGCTAAGAGCCCGCCAACTAGGTCACTAGGAGAGTTCCTGGAAACGCTTCAAAGCTAAAGGCCCAGGTACCGCACTTTCTGGAGCTACAGTTCGTAATAAGTTACCAGGGCCGAGGAATTCCCACTCCTCTCTGATTTATACAAAACCCGCCGGCCTGCTGCTTAGGGCTGCCAAATGCGGAGGGATCAAAAGCTACCAAGCCCCAGCCCAGAGAGCTTATGCGTTGAGCAGGACACAGCCAGCTGGTTGGCAACACTGATACTTAGTGTTACTTTGTATTAATATTAAGTGTCCTTAATAGGGAAAGCCCGAGCTTGTGTTTATGTAGCAAGGCAACAGGACAACACTTCTGCTATATGTAACATCTCAAAGGGAATAccacatggggggagggggatgtccAGGCTGAATAATGGAACTGAGATTATTCTGCTGCTCTAGTTAGCAAGAATTATGGAAAGGTGCATAACCTCAAACCCCACCATTTATTTAGCACCTAGACAGAATGTAAGCCTCCATCTTTCGATATAATTTTGGGTAAATCCTGCCTATTCTCTGCACGACTGTAATGGGCGTGGTCACGtgtccccctcccctccagcAGAGGCCCGAGTTAGCCGCTCTCGGGTCACCTTGACTACGAGGCTAAGGACCCCGTGAGAAACGCTTCTCATTCGATCGCGGAGTCCTCCATGCCCACAGAGAGGTGCCCAGGGAGAAGCCTGGCGTGGCAAACAAAACTAAAGTAGAGCCGACCGTCGGAGGGTGTTGCATAAGCGTAGAAGAACAAAATGGAGAGCTCTGCGGGGGAAGACGTGAGTTTCCTGTCGCGCTCTTGCTACTGGCGACCGGAGGAGGCGTCGTCTGAAGCTTCATTTCAAGTGGGCGTTCTGCAAAGCCAGCCGCGGAGCGCGCGCGGCGAAAGCCTGCTTCCGGCTCCTTGCGCGTGCGCCCTGGCGGCCGGGAAGGCGGGAGGCCGGGGCGAGCCTGGAACCGGAAGTGAAGGCAGCTTCCCGCCTCCGTCCCCGTTGCTGCCGCCATACACGCTCGCAGTGCTTAGGTAAGCTTTGGCCCTGTGCACCATCCACCGCCATCTGCTTCTCCCGCGGCTCGCCCCGCCGCGCGGGTCCCTGATACCCGGTGCCGGGCCGGCGCCGTGGCCGCCGGCGCGCAGGCGGGCGTCCAGTTCTGTTGTCTTCACCCCTTTCTGAGAGCAGATCTTGGCGGGGAGCTGGGAGACAAGGGGGGAACGATCCAAAATGGTGGCCTCGGCCGCCATTGTGTCTCCGCGCTTCCTGGGTGTTCCAGTGGGTCCTCTGCCCACCCGGGGCCGCGGCGGCCGGAGGCGGCGCCAGGAGGAGGGCGGGGCCCCTCGCATCTCCCCTCCGGGCCTTTTCTTGCTCGCCCAGGGATGGGAAGATCTCGCTCCGGGGCCCGTCCAGCCCTTTGACCCCGCTTTCGCTGCCTTATTTGGAGCTCTCTGTGAATGGCTGCCTCTGTGCGTGGCCGATGGTGTCGCGCACTTCTGGGGAAGCTTTTCCGAGAGCACTGCAAGGCGTTCCTTTCTAAGGCCACCCGGCTCACACTCTTAATCCTGCATCGTTCTCAGCTGTGACCTTAATTCCTTAGTGcgacttttaaaattaactttggcAGCGCTGAGCCGAACCTTGCGGCCTCTCGCGTTACTAAGCAAGCACTGCCATTGAACTGCACACACCCatctttttcaaaacaaaaaaattttttttttcttgaaatggaGCCATTCATACACTTCCCACCCTCCGCCCCGCACCACCCTCCTTCCTGCTTCTGTTCCCCGGTCCAGGTGTGCGCCGCTGGGACGGCCACTCGggggtttctgagcaagagaataGCGGCAGCCACATGATGTTTGCATTTGGGAAGTGAGCGCTCTGCGCAGTGCTGACCCTTATCTATCACCCTTGACTGATGGCTGACGTTGGGGATCACCACCGTGAGGTGGCAGGAGAAAGCGCAGTCTCTGTCTTCCCTTGTCCTTTGTGTCTCAACCCTCGTGTGAGTCGTTAGT is part of the Mus musculus strain C57BL/6J chromosome 17, GRCm38.p6 C57BL/6J genome and harbors:
- the Atp6v1g2 gene encoding V-type proton ATPase subunit G 2 isoform 1 (isoform 1 is encoded by transcript variant 1): MASQTQGIQQLLQAEKRAAEKVADARKRKARRLKQAKEEAQMEVEQYRREREQEFQSKQQAAMGSQGNLSAEVEQATRRQVQGMQSSQQRNRERVLAQLLGMVCEVRPQVHPNYRVTV
- the Atp6v1g2 gene encoding V-type proton ATPase subunit G 2 isoform X1 — translated: MEVEQYRREREQEFQSKQQAAMGSQGNLSAEVEQATRRQVQGMQSSQQRNRERVLAQLLGMVCEVRPQVHPNYRVTV